One genomic segment of Pseudomonadota bacterium includes these proteins:
- a CDS encoding SOS response-associated peptidase family protein gives MKYLRETGAEMDIDQFVEIFGARVSDTSIRIPRAVERWFDEPKTDAQRKIKSLIDDYRATETAKLEREVFAQKKRLADAERTLASKPTKAAAESHRIATNKIDSALTWLERLKATKPHVAESRIFPLHYAPLLTQEGARRVLRLARYHCRKPGEPASIDRQFPGLYNARRDSLGKYWKDQFGATHGVMLAESFFENVDRNGKNEVLHFIPKPAGTMLIACLAAKWLDAKGGIPLLSFAAITDEPPAEVAAAGHDRMVINLKPEHLDAWLNPQGRSPDELQAILSDRQTPYYEHEVMVA, from the coding sequence ATGAAATACCTCCGCGAAACCGGCGCGGAGATGGACATCGACCAGTTCGTCGAGATCTTCGGCGCGCGCGTCTCGGACACCAGCATCCGCATCCCCCGCGCCGTCGAGCGCTGGTTCGACGAGCCAAAAACCGACGCCCAGCGAAAGATCAAATCGCTGATCGACGACTACCGCGCCACCGAAACCGCCAAGCTCGAACGCGAGGTCTTCGCGCAGAAGAAGCGCCTGGCGGATGCCGAGCGCACGCTTGCGTCCAAACCCACGAAGGCGGCGGCCGAGAGCCACCGCATTGCGACCAACAAGATCGACAGCGCGCTGACCTGGCTCGAACGCCTCAAGGCCACCAAGCCACACGTCGCCGAGTCGCGCATCTTTCCGCTGCACTACGCACCGCTACTCACGCAGGAGGGCGCACGGCGCGTGCTGCGTCTGGCGCGTTACCACTGCCGCAAGCCCGGCGAACCTGCGTCCATCGACCGGCAATTCCCCGGCCTCTACAACGCGCGCCGCGACAGCCTCGGCAAGTACTGGAAGGACCAGTTCGGCGCCACGCACGGCGTGATGCTGGCCGAATCGTTCTTCGAGAACGTGGACCGCAACGGCAAGAACGAAGTGCTGCACTTCATCCCCAAACCCGCAGGTACGATGCTGATCGCCTGCCTCGCCGCGAAGTGGTTAGACGCGAAGGGCGGCATCCCGCTCCTGTCCTTCGCCGCGATCACGGATGAGCCCCCGGCGGAAGTCGCGGCCGCCGGCCACGACCGCATGGTCATCAACCTCAAGCCGGAACATCTCGACGCCTGGCTCAATCCGCAAGGCCGCTCGCCCGATGAACTCCAGGCGATCCTCAGCGACCGCCAAACGCCGTACTACGAACACGAAGTGATGGTGGCATGA
- a CDS encoding acyloxyacyl hydrolase, with amino-acid sequence MSPAPKRSFAGLTFVLLILVSSIAFGAPHDRDRQNRWVPSSFFVQAGSGDTDTYAYTVGAAWDWNWQRQLSIGRLTGYTEVAVGRWQHDIAASRDSQWFTQVGATPVLRLYPTAGDGRWFTEIGIGANYIAPLYLTDRKHFSTKFNFGDHAAVGRILDNEQRSSIALRYQHFSNAGIDSPNPGENFTQLRFSYQF; translated from the coding sequence ATGTCTCCCGCCCCCAAACGCAGTTTCGCCGGTCTCACTTTCGTCCTGCTCATCCTGGTATCGAGCATCGCGTTCGGTGCGCCGCATGACCGCGACAGGCAGAACCGTTGGGTGCCCTCGTCGTTTTTCGTCCAGGCGGGTTCGGGCGACACGGACACCTACGCATACACCGTCGGTGCCGCATGGGACTGGAACTGGCAGCGCCAGCTGTCGATCGGCCGGCTGACGGGCTACACGGAAGTCGCGGTGGGCCGCTGGCAGCACGACATCGCCGCCAGCCGCGATTCGCAGTGGTTCACCCAGGTCGGCGCCACGCCCGTGCTGCGGCTATACCCGACAGCCGGCGATGGACGCTGGTTCACCGAGATCGGCATCGGCGCCAACTACATCGCGCCGCTGTACCTGACAGACCGCAAACACTTCAGCACCAAGTTCAATTTCGGCGATCACGCGGCGGTGGGCCGCATCCTGGACAACGAGCAGCGCTCTTCGATCGCGTTGCGTTACCAGCACTTCTCCAACGCCGGCATCGACAGCCCGAATCCCGGCGAGAACTTCACGCAGCTGCGATTCTCCTATCAGTTCTGA
- a CDS encoding aldo/keto reductase, which produces MKKRTLGSSGLEVSAIGLGCMGMSSGLGPPADKQQCIQLIRRAVELGVTLFDTAEVYGPFANEELVGEALAPFKGQVKIATKFGFGIEADGKQNGLNSRPEHIRAVCDASLKRLGIDVIDLFYQHRVDDAVPIEDVAGTVKELIGAGKVKCFGMSEASATTIRRAHAVQPVTALQSEYSLWWREPETTVFPTLQELGIGFVPFSPLGRGFLTGTIDPNRKFESSDIRSVVPRFAPEALQANQALVDVLAGLAKRMNATPAQLALAWLLAQKPWIVPIPGTTKVHRLEENLGAAAVELSASDLQEIDDAAAAVTVQGARYPEHLQKLVGR; this is translated from the coding sequence ATGAAGAAGCGAACTCTCGGAAGCAGCGGCCTCGAAGTTTCTGCCATCGGGCTCGGCTGCATGGGCATGAGCTCGGGTCTCGGCCCGCCGGCTGACAAACAACAATGCATCCAGCTCATCCGCCGCGCCGTGGAACTCGGCGTCACCCTGTTCGACACCGCGGAAGTCTACGGACCCTTCGCCAACGAGGAACTGGTGGGTGAAGCGCTCGCGCCCTTCAAAGGCCAGGTGAAGATCGCCACAAAGTTCGGCTTCGGCATCGAGGCGGACGGCAAACAAAACGGACTCAACAGCCGGCCGGAGCACATCCGCGCCGTCTGCGATGCGTCGCTCAAGCGCCTCGGAATCGACGTCATCGATCTTTTCTATCAACACCGTGTCGATGATGCGGTGCCTATCGAAGACGTCGCCGGTACCGTCAAGGAACTCATCGGCGCCGGCAAGGTGAAATGCTTCGGCATGTCGGAGGCGAGCGCCACGACGATCCGCCGCGCGCACGCCGTGCAGCCCGTGACCGCGCTGCAGAGCGAATATTCCCTGTGGTGGCGCGAGCCGGAGACCACGGTCTTCCCGACACTTCAGGAGCTTGGCATCGGCTTCGTTCCATTCAGCCCGCTGGGCCGTGGATTTCTCACCGGCACCATCGATCCGAACCGCAAATTCGAAAGCTCGGACATCCGCAGCGTCGTACCGCGTTTCGCGCCGGAAGCGCTGCAGGCCAACCAGGCGCTGGTCGATGTACTTGCAGGCCTCGCGAAGCGCATGAACGCGACGCCGGCGCAGCTGGCGCTGGCGTGGTTGCTGGCGCAGAAGCCCTGGATCGTGCCGATCCCCGGAACGACCAAGGTCCATCGCCTGGAAGAAAATCTCGGCGCCGCGGCCGTCGAGTTATCCGCGTCTGACCTGCAGGAAATCGATGACGCGGCCGCGGCGGTGACGGTGCAAGGCGCCCGATACCCCGAGCATCTGCAAAAGCTGGTCGGGCGCTGA
- the paoA gene encoding aldehyde dehydrogenase iron-sulfur subunit PaoA encodes MAGPGDFELSRRDLLKVGTASAAATAVPMVARAQAGAADAPVLSAVTLNVNGKPRPLKLDTRTTLLDALREHLQLTGTKKGCDHGQCGACTVIVDGRRINSCLTLAVMHDGDQITTIEGLGTPAKLHPMQAAFVKHDGFQCGYCTPGQICSAVAVLGEIQAGIPSHVTSNLTERPILSGAELRERMSGNICRCGAYSNIVDAIVEVAESAGSKA; translated from the coding sequence ATGGCTGGTCCCGGCGATTTCGAACTTTCGCGGCGTGACTTGTTGAAGGTGGGCACCGCGTCCGCGGCCGCCACCGCGGTACCGATGGTGGCACGCGCTCAGGCGGGCGCGGCCGACGCCCCGGTCCTCTCGGCGGTCACGCTCAACGTCAACGGCAAACCCCGGCCCCTCAAGCTCGACACGCGTACGACGCTGCTCGACGCGCTGCGCGAGCACTTGCAGCTCACCGGTACGAAGAAAGGTTGCGACCACGGCCAATGCGGCGCCTGCACCGTCATCGTCGACGGCCGGCGCATCAATTCCTGCCTCACGCTCGCGGTCATGCACGACGGCGACCAGATCACCACCATCGAAGGCCTCGGTACTCCCGCGAAGCTGCATCCGATGCAGGCCGCCTTCGTCAAACACGATGGCTTCCAGTGCGGCTACTGCACGCCCGGGCAGATCTGTTCCGCGGTCGCGGTGCTGGGTGAGATCCAGGCCGGCATCCCCAGCCACGTCACCAGCAATCTCACCGAACGCCCGATCCTCTCGGGCGCCGAACTGCGCGAACGCATGAGCGGCAACATCTGCCGCTGCGGCGCGTATTCGAACATCGTCGACGCCATCGTCGAGGTCGCCGAAAGCGCCGGGAGCAAGGCATGA
- a CDS encoding xanthine dehydrogenase family protein subunit M, translating into MKAFTFERATTPAQAAAAAARNPGAKFIAGGTNLLDLMKLEIETPKHLIDVNGLALDKIEATPEGGLRIGALVRNTDLAADNRIRRDYALLSRALLAGASGQLRNKATTAGNLLQRTRCAYFYDTNQPCNKRQPGSGCSALGGVSRQLGVVGVSDACIATHPSDMAVAMRALDATVETVNAAGTTRAIPIAEFHRLPGDTPHVETTLQAGELITAVTLPKPVGGVHVYQKVRDRASYAFALVSIGVILQPDGKGRVAVGGIAHKPWRVEAAEADLPRGAKAVASGLLANARPTHDNAFKLTLVERTLGAVLAQAQANNQGAQS; encoded by the coding sequence ATGAAAGCTTTCACCTTCGAACGCGCCACTACGCCGGCCCAGGCAGCCGCGGCCGCCGCGCGTAACCCCGGCGCGAAGTTCATCGCCGGCGGCACCAACCTGCTCGACCTGATGAAGCTCGAGATCGAAACGCCGAAACACCTGATTGACGTCAACGGCCTCGCGCTCGACAAGATCGAAGCGACGCCTGAGGGCGGCCTGCGCATCGGCGCGCTGGTGCGCAACACCGACCTGGCCGCCGACAACCGCATTCGCCGCGACTACGCCCTGCTCTCGCGCGCGTTGCTGGCCGGCGCTTCCGGCCAGTTGCGTAACAAAGCGACCACTGCAGGCAACCTTCTGCAGCGCACGCGATGCGCCTATTTCTACGACACGAATCAGCCGTGCAACAAACGCCAGCCCGGCAGCGGCTGCAGCGCGCTCGGTGGCGTGAGCCGTCAGCTTGGCGTGGTCGGAGTGAGCGACGCGTGTATCGCCACGCATCCGAGCGACATGGCGGTGGCGATGCGTGCGCTCGATGCCACCGTCGAGACTGTGAATGCCGCGGGCACGACGCGCGCCATACCGATCGCGGAGTTCCATCGGCTGCCCGGCGATACGCCGCACGTCGAGACCACCTTGCAGGCGGGTGAGCTGATCACAGCCGTCACGTTGCCGAAGCCGGTGGGCGGCGTACACGTCTATCAGAAGGTGCGCGACCGCGCCTCGTACGCGTTTGCGCTGGTGTCCATCGGCGTCATCCTGCAGCCCGACGGCAAGGGCCGCGTGGCGGTGGGTGGCATCGCCCACAAGCCGTGGCGCGTCGAGGCGGCCGAGGCGGATCTGCCGCGCGGCGCGAAAGCCGTCGCGTCCGGGTTGTTAGCCAATGCCAGGCCCACGCACGACAATGCCTTCAAGCTCACGCTGGTCGAGCGCACGCTCGGCGCGGTGCTGGCGCAGGCTCAGGCAAACAATCAGGGAGCGCAGTCATGA